One segment of Phycisphaerae bacterium DNA contains the following:
- a CDS encoding glucose-6-phosphate isomerase — MTTESTLTLDTKHVTDERLGEHRLTEADLRSLAPRVAEILKEIAAERGRGDHRFRELPHERPQVDEIKKIVAERRDAIENLIVLGIGGSALGNIALQSALNPLTYNLLPKTERRGPRLFVLDNVDPAYFEAVMHFINEDGWANTLVNVISKSGETAETSAQFLIVRDRLNKALGEAEAKEHILVTTDSSKGTMRKIVDAEGYRSLIVPDGVGGRFSVLSPVGLLSAAFCGIDIDSLLDGADAMDKTVSNPDPINNPAALMAMIYYLYDQRGKNIHVMMPYSQQLRDLADWFRQLYAESMGKIRPSDGKCVGPTPIKALGVTDQHSQVQLYREGPNDKVFTFLEVQAFECDSIIPLAFEGIEAMEYLGRSKNGTLAGLLAAEKRATELALLVSKRPSLTVRFPEVKAHTVGEFIYMYEAMIPIMGKLYDINPYDQPAVELGKVLTFHFMGRRGYEKPAIEL; from the coding sequence ATGACAACAGAATCCACGCTCACACTGGACACGAAGCACGTGACGGACGAACGCCTCGGCGAGCACAGGCTTACCGAGGCCGACCTGCGGAGCCTGGCTCCCCGGGTGGCCGAGATCCTCAAGGAAATCGCCGCCGAGCGAGGCCGGGGCGACCATCGCTTCCGGGAACTGCCCCATGAGCGACCGCAGGTGGACGAGATCAAGAAAATCGTCGCCGAACGCCGCGACGCAATCGAGAACCTCATCGTACTGGGTATCGGCGGTTCGGCGCTGGGCAACATCGCTCTTCAAAGCGCCCTGAACCCGCTGACCTATAACCTGCTGCCCAAGACCGAGCGCCGCGGACCGCGATTGTTCGTGCTCGACAACGTCGACCCGGCATATTTCGAGGCCGTGATGCACTTCATCAATGAAGACGGCTGGGCCAATACCCTGGTTAACGTCATCAGCAAGTCCGGCGAGACGGCCGAGACCTCGGCCCAGTTTCTCATCGTCCGCGACCGGCTCAACAAAGCCCTGGGCGAGGCCGAAGCCAAAGAACATATCCTCGTGACCACCGATTCGTCCAAGGGCACGATGCGCAAGATCGTGGACGCCGAGGGATATCGTTCACTCATCGTGCCGGACGGCGTCGGCGGGCGGTTCAGCGTGCTCTCGCCGGTCGGTCTTCTCTCGGCGGCTTTCTGCGGCATTGATATCGATTCCTTGCTCGACGGGGCGGACGCCATGGACAAGACCGTCAGCAACCCCGACCCGATCAACAACCCCGCCGCGTTGATGGCCATGATCTACTACCTGTACGACCAGCGCGGCAAGAACATCCACGTGATGATGCCCTACAGCCAGCAGCTTCGCGACCTGGCCGACTGGTTCCGCCAGCTCTACGCCGAAAGCATGGGCAAGATCCGCCCGAGTGACGGCAAATGCGTAGGGCCGACGCCGATCAAGGCATTGGGCGTCACCGACCAGCACTCGCAGGTTCAGCTTTACCGTGAAGGCCCCAACGACAAGGTCTTCACTTTCCTCGAGGTCCAGGCCTTCGAGTGCGATTCGATCATCCCGCTGGCGTTCGAGGGTATCGAGGCGATGGAATACCTCGGCCGCAGCAAGAACGGCACGCTGGCCGGGCTGCTCGCCGCCGAGAAGCGGGCAACCGAGCTGGCCCTGCTGGTCAGCAAGCGGCCGTCGCTGACCGTGCGTTTCCCGGAGGTGAAAGCCCATACCGTCGGAGAGTTCATCTACATGTACGAGGCGATG